Proteins co-encoded in one Longimicrobiales bacterium genomic window:
- the der gene encoding ribosome biogenesis GTPase Der: MRQGLPAVAVVGRPNVGKSTFFNRVLGERRAIVEDEPGVTRDRNFGRAQWAGRRFFLIDTGGLEPENDEPMQAAIRRQVDAAIGEADVIVFLTDGQAGPHPVDHQIAEMLRKVDLPVLLVVNKLDRLPEDLGHHEFWELGLGEPLPVSSLVGKGSGDLLDRVVEMLPPTEEGAENDETLYVAVIGKPNVGKSSFVNRLLGEERMVVSEVAGTTRDSIDTPMRYHGRDIVFVDTAGLRRQARIERGIEYFSALRTERAVERSDVCLLLMDATEPAHVQDLKVAEKAWRAGCALIIVANKWDLVSKDTMTSVEWARAMRKRAPQLANVPIIFTSALTGQRVQKVLDLVLQVAAERNRRIATHDVVELVRQLAQRQPPPHYRGMPVKVLFATQVSVKPPTFVLFVNHPKALTPAWLRFVMRGIREAWGFIGSPVRLRVRGRREKRE, encoded by the coding sequence CGTGCTCGGTGAACGTCGCGCCATTGTCGAGGATGAGCCGGGCGTTACGCGTGACCGGAATTTCGGTCGCGCGCAGTGGGCCGGCCGCCGCTTCTTCCTGATCGATACGGGCGGTCTCGAGCCGGAGAACGACGAGCCGATGCAGGCGGCGATCCGCCGGCAGGTGGACGCCGCGATCGGCGAGGCGGACGTGATCGTGTTCCTGACCGATGGGCAGGCGGGCCCCCACCCGGTCGACCACCAGATCGCCGAGATGCTGCGCAAGGTGGACCTTCCGGTGCTGCTCGTCGTGAACAAGCTCGACCGGCTGCCGGAGGACCTGGGCCACCACGAGTTCTGGGAGCTGGGGCTCGGTGAGCCGCTGCCGGTCAGCTCGCTCGTCGGCAAGGGCTCAGGCGATCTGCTGGACCGCGTGGTCGAGATGCTGCCGCCGACCGAAGAGGGGGCCGAGAACGACGAGACGCTGTACGTCGCCGTGATCGGCAAGCCGAACGTGGGCAAGTCCAGCTTCGTGAACCGGCTGCTGGGCGAGGAGCGCATGGTCGTGAGCGAGGTCGCGGGCACCACGCGCGACAGCATCGACACGCCGATGCGCTACCACGGCCGCGACATCGTCTTCGTGGACACGGCCGGACTGCGGCGGCAGGCCCGCATCGAGCGCGGCATCGAGTACTTCAGTGCGCTGCGGACGGAGCGGGCGGTGGAGCGCTCGGACGTCTGCCTGCTGCTGATGGACGCGACCGAGCCCGCGCACGTGCAGGACCTGAAGGTCGCGGAGAAGGCGTGGCGGGCGGGCTGCGCGCTGATCATCGTCGCCAACAAGTGGGACCTGGTCTCCAAGGACACGATGACGTCGGTCGAGTGGGCGCGCGCCATGCGCAAGCGTGCGCCGCAGCTCGCGAACGTTCCGATCATCTTCACATCGGCGCTCACGGGTCAGCGCGTGCAGAAGGTGCTGGACCTGGTCCTCCAGGTCGCAGCAGAGCGCAACCGGCGCATCGCGACGCATGACGTCGTGGAGCTGGTTCGCCAGCTGGCGCAGCGCCAGCCGCCCCCGCATTATCGGGGCATGCCGGTCAAGGTGCTGTTCGCCACGCAGGTATCCGTGAAGCCGCCCACCTTCGTGCTGTTCGTGAACCACCCGAAGGCACTGACGCCCGCATGGCTGCGGTTCGTCATGCGCGGGATCCGCGAGGCCTGGGGCTTCATCGGCTCGCCGGTGCGACTGCGCGTACGCGGCCGGCGGGAGAAGCGCGAATGA